The Staphylococcus carnosus genome has a segment encoding these proteins:
- the tyrS gene encoding tyrosine--tRNA ligase, with amino-acid sequence MTNELLKDLEWRGLIYQQTDAEGLENILNKEQVTLYCGVDPTADSMHIGHLLPLLTLRRFQNHGHKPIVLIGGGTGMIGDPSGKTDERVLQTEEQVEQNVRGIGNQMDKIFDFSGKEAAQLVNNRDWLGKISLIDFLRDYGKHVGVNYMLGKDSVQSRLENGISYTEFTYMILQAIDFGHLNREYNCKVQIGGSDQWGNITSGIELMRRMYGQTEAYGITIPLVTKADGKKFGKSEAGTVWLDAEKTSPYELYQFWINTTDADVIKFLKYFTFLDKEEIERLEQSKEEAPHLREAQKALAENVVRFIHGEGALNDAIRISEALFSGDLKALSSDELREGFKDVPQAEVSNATTNIVDFIVEAGISSSKRQAREDVSNGAIYINGEREQDLKYEISEADKIDNEFTIVRRGKKKYFMVKYK; translated from the coding sequence ATGACAAATGAATTATTAAAAGACTTAGAATGGCGCGGTCTTATTTATCAACAAACAGATGCTGAAGGCTTAGAAAATATTTTAAATAAAGAACAAGTTACTTTGTATTGCGGTGTAGATCCAACTGCAGACAGTATGCATATCGGTCATTTATTACCATTATTAACTTTACGTCGTTTTCAAAATCATGGGCATAAACCGATTGTATTGATCGGTGGCGGTACAGGTATGATTGGAGATCCATCAGGTAAAACAGATGAACGTGTTTTACAAACAGAAGAACAAGTAGAACAAAATGTTCGTGGTATCGGTAATCAAATGGATAAAATATTTGATTTCTCTGGTAAAGAAGCAGCTCAATTAGTGAATAACAGAGATTGGTTAGGTAAAATTTCTTTAATCGATTTCTTAAGAGATTATGGTAAACATGTTGGTGTAAATTACATGTTAGGCAAAGATTCAGTACAATCTCGTTTAGAAAATGGTATTTCATATACTGAATTTACTTATATGATTTTACAAGCTATCGATTTTGGTCATTTAAACCGCGAATACAATTGTAAAGTGCAAATCGGTGGTTCTGACCAATGGGGCAATATTACAAGTGGTATTGAATTAATGCGTCGTATGTATGGTCAAACTGAGGCATATGGTATTACGATTCCTTTAGTTACAAAAGCGGATGGTAAAAAATTCGGTAAATCAGAAGCTGGTACAGTTTGGTTAGATGCTGAAAAAACAAGTCCTTATGAGTTATACCAATTTTGGATTAATACAACAGATGCAGATGTTATTAAATTCTTGAAATACTTTACTTTCTTAGATAAAGAAGAGATAGAACGTCTTGAACAATCTAAAGAAGAAGCTCCGCATTTACGTGAAGCTCAAAAAGCATTGGCTGAAAATGTAGTACGTTTCATTCATGGCGAAGGTGCACTTAATGATGCAATCCGTATTTCAGAAGCGTTGTTCAGCGGTGATTTGAAAGCATTGAGCAGCGATGAATTACGTGAAGGTTTTAAAGATGTACCACAAGCAGAAGTCAGCAATGCAACGACTAATATTGTAGACTTTATTGTTGAAGCGGGTATTTCTTCTTCTAAAAGACAAGCGAGAGAAGATGTATCAAATGGTGCAATTTACATTAATGGCGAACGTGAGCAAGATTTGAAATATGAAATTTCTGAAGCTGATAAGATTGATAATGAATTTACAATTGTAAGACGCGGTAAGAAAAAATACTTTATGGTTAAGTATAAATAA
- a CDS encoding S1C family serine protease: MTDYYNQNNENTPPPRKKFPWFRVVLIALLSGIIGALLVLGAFKIGSIITDQANKGSQVNESSQSKGGNVLDGKSDKYKTVNQMLNDVSPSIVGVINMQKAQSLEDFFNGSAGKSQEVGIGSGVIYQKSGNDAYIVTNNHVVDGASEIKVQLHDSKQVKARLIGKDALTDIAVLKIDNAPGTKAISFADSSKVKTGDSVFAIGNPLGLEFANTVTSGIISANERTIDTQTADGTNKVNVLQTDAAINPGNSGGALVNINGDLVGINSMKISSDQVEGIGFAIPSNEVKITIEQLVKHGKVERPSIGLGLINLSDIPDRYKNDLHTDRTDGVYVAKVSHQDAIKKGDIIIKADGKAIKDDAALRSYLYANKKPGDTMKLTIIRDGKEKEVTVTLGKK, encoded by the coding sequence ATGACAGATTATTATAATCAAAATAATGAGAACACCCCACCACCCAGAAAAAAATTCCCATGGTTCCGTGTTGTTTTAATTGCCTTACTTTCTGGTATTATCGGTGCACTTTTAGTACTTGGCGCATTTAAAATTGGCAGCATTATAACCGATCAAGCAAACAAAGGATCTCAAGTTAATGAATCCTCACAAAGTAAAGGCGGAAATGTCTTAGATGGTAAAAGCGATAAATATAAAACGGTTAACCAAATGCTGAATGATGTTTCACCATCTATAGTTGGTGTAATTAATATGCAAAAGGCTCAGAGCCTAGAAGATTTCTTTAATGGCAGTGCTGGCAAATCACAGGAAGTCGGAATCGGTTCAGGTGTTATCTACCAAAAATCTGGAAATGACGCTTATATTGTGACAAATAATCATGTAGTAGACGGTGCAAGTGAAATTAAAGTACAGCTTCATGACTCTAAACAAGTTAAAGCGCGTCTTATAGGAAAAGATGCTTTAACAGATATTGCTGTACTTAAAATTGATAATGCACCTGGTACTAAAGCAATATCTTTTGCTGATTCTTCAAAAGTTAAAACTGGCGATAGTGTATTTGCAATTGGTAATCCTCTTGGATTAGAGTTTGCAAACACTGTTACATCAGGTATCATCTCTGCTAATGAACGTACAATTGATACTCAGACTGCTGATGGAACAAATAAAGTTAATGTATTACAAACAGATGCAGCAATCAATCCTGGTAACTCAGGTGGCGCATTAGTCAATATCAATGGCGACTTAGTTGGTATCAACTCTATGAAAATTTCTAGTGATCAAGTAGAAGGTATCGGTTTTGCTATCCCAAGTAATGAAGTGAAAATAACAATTGAACAACTTGTCAAACACGGCAAAGTTGAAAGACCATCAATTGGTTTAGGCTTAATTAATTTAAGCGATATACCAGACCGCTATAAAAACGACTTGCACACTGATCGTACTGATGGTGTTTATGTTGCAAAAGTTTCCCATCAAGATGCTATTAAAAAAGGTGATATTATCATTAAAGCTGACGGCAAAGCAATCAAAGATGATGCAGCTTTACGCTCATACCTATATGCAAATAAAAAGCCGGGCGATACAATGAAACTCACTATTATACGTGATGGTAAAGAAAAAGAAGTTACTGTAACACTTGGTAAAAAATAA
- a CDS encoding lysophospholipid acyltransferase family protein, translating into MYKFISSILYWLLVKKCKSLKVHGKKNVPQLHRYVVTCNHESYNEVIMLGMALYPNQIHYMAKKELFNNKFFGSFLKSLNAFPVDRENPGPSTIKTPVNLLKKNKTIGMFPAGHRTTEETPLKRGAATIAMLAKVPIVPAAYVGPDKIMGLITGKAHIKFGEPIDTANLPEHLKKRNEKVDYITQEVTKRTRELQKELNELL; encoded by the coding sequence ATGTACAAATTTATCAGCAGCATTCTGTATTGGTTATTAGTCAAAAAGTGTAAATCACTCAAAGTTCATGGGAAAAAGAATGTACCGCAATTACATCGTTATGTGGTGACTTGTAATCATGAAAGTTATAATGAAGTGATTATGCTAGGAATGGCTTTATACCCAAATCAAATTCATTACATGGCTAAAAAAGAACTTTTTAACAATAAATTTTTTGGTAGTTTTTTGAAGTCTCTTAATGCTTTTCCAGTAGATCGTGAAAATCCAGGACCAAGCACAATTAAAACACCAGTTAATTTACTGAAAAAGAACAAAACAATTGGTATGTTTCCTGCTGGTCATAGAACAACAGAAGAAACACCTTTAAAACGCGGTGCTGCAACGATTGCAATGCTAGCTAAAGTACCGATTGTTCCAGCAGCATATGTAGGCCCGGATAAAATTATGGGATTGATTACAGGTAAAGCACATATCAAATTTGGTGAACCGATTGATACAGCAAATTTACCAGAGCATTTGAAAAAGCGTAATGAAAAAGTTGATTATATTACGCAAGAAGTAACAAAAAGAACTAGAGAATTACAAAAAGAATTAAATGAATTATTGTAA
- the nagE gene encoding N-acetylglucosamine-specific PTS transporter subunit IIBC: MFNFLQRLGRSLMLPVAVLPAAAILIGIGNAIKAFQANSVIGQFIFNCGFVIMENLGILFAIGVALGMAKKNDGAVTLAAVVGFFVVTGVLSPDKLTELLHVKADKLNEAFTAMNGQNVFVGLIVGLVAAYSYNKFSGTELPTALSFFSGKRLVPIMTALFSSVVAIIFFFVWPFVYDAIVAFGKWIINFGPFGAFLYGFFNRLLIPTGLHHALNSVFWFNLAGIDDVAKFQTGHDAVKGITGRYMAGFFPVMMFGIPAAALAMYHTAKTEQKKRVAGLMLAGSISAFFVGVTEPIEFAFMFVAPVLFVIHALLTGLSLFIAAIFHWTAGFAFSAGLIDFVLSLLNPVANHPMMLMVQGLVFFVIYYVVFRAVIQIFNLNTPGRGDDEIADPVVETANGAPAGSISSEGEPRKYEKMSSQIIEGLGGKENITSLTNCATRLRLEVADINQLDKNKITQAGAVGVTTSGQHNAQVIIGTQVQQVADEVELQMETN; this comes from the coding sequence ATGTTTAATTTTTTACAGCGTTTGGGACGTTCTTTGATGCTGCCAGTTGCCGTATTACCTGCTGCAGCTATCTTGATTGGAATTGGTAATGCTATTAAAGCTTTTCAAGCCAATTCAGTAATTGGACAATTTATTTTCAATTGCGGTTTTGTAATTATGGAAAATCTCGGCATACTCTTTGCAATTGGTGTAGCACTCGGTATGGCTAAGAAAAATGACGGAGCTGTAACATTGGCTGCAGTTGTCGGTTTCTTTGTAGTAACAGGTGTTTTATCTCCCGATAAACTAACCGAATTATTACATGTTAAGGCAGATAAACTCAATGAAGCTTTTACTGCTATGAATGGACAAAATGTATTTGTAGGTCTGATCGTCGGATTGGTTGCTGCTTATTCTTATAACAAGTTCAGCGGAACAGAATTGCCTACGGCATTATCTTTCTTCAGCGGTAAACGCTTGGTTCCGATTATGACAGCATTGTTTTCATCTGTCGTAGCTATTATTTTCTTTTTCGTATGGCCATTTGTTTATGATGCTATTGTAGCGTTTGGTAAGTGGATTATTAATTTTGGTCCTTTCGGTGCATTTTTATATGGATTCTTTAACCGATTATTAATACCGACAGGACTGCATCATGCTTTAAATTCAGTGTTTTGGTTTAATCTTGCAGGTATTGATGATGTTGCCAAATTCCAAACAGGTCATGATGCAGTAAAAGGTATTACAGGTCGTTATATGGCTGGTTTCTTCCCAGTTATGATGTTTGGTATTCCAGCAGCTGCTTTAGCAATGTATCATACGGCAAAAACAGAACAGAAAAAGCGCGTAGCAGGGTTGATGCTTGCTGGTTCAATTTCTGCTTTCTTTGTAGGTGTGACTGAACCAATTGAATTTGCATTCATGTTTGTAGCTCCTGTGCTTTTTGTTATTCATGCATTGTTAACAGGATTATCACTATTTATTGCAGCAATTTTTCATTGGACTGCAGGTTTTGCATTTAGTGCAGGACTGATTGATTTTGTTTTATCATTGTTAAATCCTGTAGCCAATCATCCAATGATGCTGATGGTTCAAGGACTAGTATTCTTTGTAATTTATTATGTTGTGTTCCGAGCAGTTATTCAAATCTTCAACTTAAATACACCAGGACGTGGAGATGATGAAATTGCTGATCCGGTTGTGGAAACAGCAAATGGAGCACCAGCTGGAAGTATAAGTTCAGAAGGTGAACCACGTAAATATGAAAAAATGTCTTCTCAAATTATTGAAGGGCTGGGTGGAAAAGAAAATATTACATCACTTACAAATTGCGCTACGAGATTGCGATTAGAAGTTGCAGATATCAATCAATTAGATAAAAATAAAATTACTCAAGCAGGCGCAGTAGGTGTGACGACAAGCGGTCAGCATAACGCACAAGTCATTATTGGCACTCAAGTTCAACAAGTTGCTGATGAGGTTGAATTGCAAATGGAAACAAATTAA
- a CDS encoding HAD family hydrolase: MKAVLFDVDGVFLSEERCFDVSALTVYEILMSHQFLKLMQNVKFNKIANSDITLIRQVVFDQDKILNAMKSRGLNSNWDMLFIALSIHLIDLLKNVSPEEKEAFLTAHPFTDVTLQELGENLNDHTLDFVKPLNFMENAESGKSQIYRDLRKYAEQELNTTHTELFEIRSPLWEIAQEVYQEWYLGHRLYRKVENKTPRSDFKTGYIYQESELAPIDQIQKLLSDLKEAGYQLAIATGRPRTETLVPFEDKGLASFFDPHHIATASEVLKAEERFPELKPLGKPNPFSYITAYNGNDESNYREYAEQQENIFSDQEIFIVGDSLADLFSADTTDATFIGTLTGLKGKAAKDELAVHQADYIVDNVLDIRKILL, translated from the coding sequence ATGAAAGCAGTATTATTTGATGTTGATGGTGTATTTTTAAGTGAAGAGCGCTGTTTTGATGTATCAGCATTAACAGTATATGAAATTTTGATGAGTCATCAATTTTTGAAATTAATGCAGAATGTCAAATTCAATAAAATCGCTAATAGTGATATTACCCTGATTCGTCAGGTTGTATTTGACCAAGATAAAATACTAAATGCAATGAAGTCACGTGGTTTGAATTCTAATTGGGACATGCTGTTTATTGCCTTATCAATTCATTTGATTGATTTATTAAAAAATGTCTCTCCGGAAGAAAAGGAAGCATTTTTGACAGCACATCCATTTACAGATGTAACACTACAAGAGCTTGGAGAGAATTTAAATGACCATACTCTAGATTTTGTAAAACCATTAAATTTTATGGAAAATGCTGAATCAGGAAAATCACAAATTTATCGTGATTTAAGAAAATATGCTGAACAAGAATTGAATACTACTCATACTGAACTGTTTGAAATTAGAAGTCCATTGTGGGAAATTGCTCAAGAGGTTTATCAAGAATGGTATTTAGGACATCGTTTATATCGTAAGGTAGAAAATAAAACACCACGCAGTGATTTTAAAACTGGCTATATTTATCAAGAATCAGAATTAGCTCCTATTGATCAAATTCAAAAGCTGCTCAGTGATTTAAAAGAAGCAGGTTATCAACTTGCGATTGCGACGGGGCGCCCTAGAACAGAAACTCTTGTTCCATTTGAAGATAAAGGACTAGCTTCTTTCTTTGATCCACACCATATAGCAACTGCTTCTGAAGTGTTAAAAGCAGAAGAACGATTTCCAGAATTAAAGCCTTTAGGCAAACCTAATCCATTTAGTTATATTACTGCATATAATGGTAATGATGAATCAAATTATCGTGAATACGCTGAACAACAAGAAAATATATTCTCTGATCAGGAAATATTTATAGTAGGGGATTCTTTAGCGGATTTATTTAGTGCTGATACAACTGATGCAACTTTTATAGGAACTTTGACAGGTTTGAAAGGTAAAGCAGCGAAAGATGAATTAGCAGTACATCAAGCAGATTACATCGTTGATAATGTATTAGATATTCGAAAAATATTATTATAA
- the serA gene encoding phosphoglycerate dehydrogenase, with product MYKILVSDPIAKDGLQTLLDDEQFEVDIDTSLSPDELIEKIKAYDGLIVRSQTQVTEDVIEAADNLKIIARAGVGVDNINKDAATKRGVLVINAPDGNTISATEHSMAMILAMARQIPMAHQSLKEGKWNRSEFKGTELYHKTLGVIGTGRIGLGVAKRAKSFGMKIIAFDPYLTAEKAQELDIERASVEEIAQKADFVTVHTPLTAKTKGMIGKEFFEQAKPQLQIINVARGGIIDEEELVEALDKGLIARAAIDVFTHEPATNSPLVKHDKVIVTPHLGASTVEAQEKVAVSVSNEIAEFFHTGNVRHAINAPKMIFGEEDKELQDYIDLCDMAGKVCIQLLGKAPRELKIKFSGQLVKEDTNILTRTIAKGVLSQDLGDRVNLVNSLFLLNEQNVVYNVEKDAKSRSFNNYIELTMINRDQVVTVGATVLNGYGPRIVRINDYPVDFKPAEYQLIINHTDRPGIVGRTGQILGEYDINIASMHLGRAEEGGDAMMIISVDHTVSEDIIKALFQIDGFKNIQFVDLSK from the coding sequence ATGTATAAAATTTTAGTATCAGACCCTATCGCTAAGGACGGGTTGCAAACTTTATTAGATGATGAACAATTTGAAGTGGATATAGATACATCACTTTCTCCAGATGAACTAATTGAAAAAATCAAAGCATACGATGGACTCATTGTGAGAAGCCAAACTCAAGTCACTGAAGATGTCATTGAGGCAGCGGATAATTTAAAAATAATTGCTCGCGCTGGTGTGGGTGTAGATAATATAAATAAAGATGCCGCAACAAAACGCGGTGTTTTGGTCATCAATGCACCGGATGGAAATACAATTTCTGCAACAGAACATTCAATGGCTATGATTTTAGCTATGGCTCGTCAAATTCCGATGGCACATCAATCTCTTAAAGAAGGAAAATGGAATCGTTCTGAATTTAAAGGTACTGAACTTTATCATAAAACTTTGGGCGTAATCGGAACTGGCAGAATTGGATTAGGTGTTGCTAAACGCGCAAAAAGCTTTGGTATGAAAATCATTGCCTTTGATCCATATTTAACTGCTGAAAAAGCTCAAGAGTTAGATATCGAACGTGCAAGTGTTGAGGAAATTGCACAAAAGGCTGATTTTGTTACAGTTCATACTCCCCTTACTGCTAAAACTAAGGGTATGATTGGTAAAGAGTTTTTTGAACAAGCAAAACCGCAATTACAAATTATCAACGTAGCACGTGGCGGTATTATCGATGAAGAAGAATTAGTTGAAGCATTAGATAAAGGGCTAATCGCACGTGCTGCAATTGATGTATTCACACATGAACCTGCTACCAATTCACCTTTAGTTAAACATGATAAAGTAATTGTAACACCACATCTAGGAGCTTCTACTGTTGAAGCACAAGAAAAAGTAGCCGTTTCAGTTTCTAATGAGATTGCAGAATTTTTCCATACTGGTAATGTTCGTCATGCAATTAATGCACCGAAAATGATTTTTGGAGAGGAAGATAAAGAATTACAAGATTATATCGATCTTTGTGATATGGCGGGTAAAGTTTGTATTCAGCTTCTTGGAAAAGCACCGCGTGAACTTAAAATTAAATTCAGCGGTCAACTTGTCAAAGAAGATACAAATATTTTGACACGTACTATTGCTAAAGGCGTATTATCTCAAGATTTAGGAGATCGCGTAAATCTTGTGAACTCACTCTTCTTATTAAATGAACAAAATGTCGTATATAATGTCGAAAAAGATGCTAAATCACGTTCATTTAATAATTACATCGAATTAACAATGATTAATCGTGACCAAGTCGTTACGGTTGGTGCTACAGTACTAAATGGTTATGGTCCTCGTATTGTAAGAATCAACGACTACCCTGTTGATTTTAAACCTGCCGAATACCAATTAATTATTAATCATACAGACCGACCTGGTATTGTAGGTAGAACGGGACAGATTTTAGGAGAATATGATATTAATATTGCTTCAATGCATTTAGGCCGTGCAGAAGAAGGCGGCGATGCAATGATGATTATATCAGTCGACCATACAGTTTCTGAAGATATCATCAAAGCACTTTTCCAAATTGATGGTTTCAAAAATATTCAGTTTGTAGATTTAAGTAAATAA
- a CDS encoding pyridoxal-phosphate-dependent aminotransferase family protein, with translation MYHHPLLLTPGPTPIPDRIQRVIQEPMIGHRTKEFEKVAEKAYKGLKPVFGSENDVLIFTSSGTSALEASMVNLVNPDDHVVVIVSGTFGNRFKQIAETYFNHVHVYNVTWGEAVNVNEFMDYLNSLTEDVTAVYTQYCETSTTVVHPIHELGKAIHEKYPETYFVVDGVSCVGAVDVNLKRDNIDVLVAGSQKALMLPPGLAFAAYSDRAKDRFAEVETPRFYLDFNKYIASAENNSTPFTPNVSLYKGVAAYAELVEDEGFNNVIKRHYVIRDGLRAALKALDLPLLVEDEYASPTVTAFVPPTSEEISSIKNQLLNRFNITIAGGQGKLKGKILRIGHLGTIDTADILQCVSALEVILSDLRNESYIGKGTKAYLEVIKDYV, from the coding sequence ATGTATCATCATCCATTGTTATTAACACCGGGACCAACTCCGATTCCGGACCGTATTCAACGCGTCATCCAAGAACCAATGATTGGTCATCGTACAAAAGAATTTGAGAAAGTTGCTGAAAAGGCTTATAAAGGGTTGAAGCCTGTTTTCGGTTCAGAAAATGACGTACTTATTTTTACATCCAGCGGTACGAGTGCTTTAGAAGCAAGCATGGTCAATTTGGTTAATCCAGATGACCATGTTGTTGTTATAGTTTCTGGAACATTCGGCAATCGTTTCAAACAAATTGCAGAAACGTATTTTAATCATGTACATGTTTACAATGTTACATGGGGAGAAGCAGTTAATGTCAATGAATTTATGGATTATTTAAATTCATTGACTGAAGATGTGACTGCAGTATATACACAATACTGTGAGACATCAACAACTGTAGTACACCCTATTCATGAATTAGGCAAAGCAATACATGAAAAATATCCTGAAACTTATTTTGTAGTTGATGGTGTCAGCTGTGTGGGCGCAGTTGATGTCAACCTTAAACGCGACAATATCGATGTACTAGTTGCAGGGAGCCAAAAAGCATTAATGTTACCACCTGGATTGGCTTTTGCTGCATATTCAGATAGAGCAAAAGATCGTTTTGCTGAAGTAGAAACACCACGTTTTTATTTAGATTTTAATAAATATATTGCATCTGCTGAAAATAATTCAACACCTTTCACACCAAACGTAAGTTTATATAAAGGTGTAGCTGCATATGCAGAACTTGTTGAAGATGAGGGATTCAACAATGTAATCAAAAGACATTATGTAATACGTGACGGTTTACGTGCTGCGCTAAAAGCGTTAGATTTACCACTTCTTGTGGAAGATGAATATGCTTCACCTACTGTTACAGCCTTTGTTCCACCAACATCTGAGGAAATTTCCTCAATTAAAAATCAATTGTTAAATCGCTTCAACATTACAATTGCTGGGGGTCAAGGAAAATTAAAAGGAAAAATCTTACGTATTGGTCATCTAGGAACCATTGATACAGCTGACATATTACAATGCGTAAGTGCTTTAGAAGTTATTTTAAGTGACTTAAGAAATGAATCTTATATTGGTAAAGGTACAAAAGCTTATTTAGAGGTGATTAAAGATTATGTATAA